One region of Populus trichocarpa isolate Nisqually-1 chromosome 4, P.trichocarpa_v4.1, whole genome shotgun sequence genomic DNA includes:
- the LOC7456815 gene encoding protein SWEETIE isoform X1, with product MSKNFVRENVPLSRFGVLVAQLESIGASASQQSPDPLLSFDLLSDLLSAIDEEPRESILLWQRKCEDALYSLLKLGARRPVRHLASVAMAKIISRGDSISIYSRASSLQGFLSDAKRSEPQRVAGAVRCLGELYQHFGRKITSGLPETTIIASKLMKFHEDFVRQEALLMLEKALEGSGGSAASTAYTEAFRLITRFAIGDKSFVVRIAGARCLKVFASIGGPCLGVGEIENSASYCVKALEDPVSLVRDAFSEALGSLLALGMNPEAQVQPRGKGPFPPAKKLEGGLQRHLALPFTKVSGTRLKDVRIGITLSWVYFLQAIRLKYLHPDSELQQYALQVMEMLRSDTSVDAHALACILYVLRVGVTDQMTEPTQRGFLVFLGKQLESSDATPSMKIAALRTLSYTLKTLGEVPLEFKELFDSTIVAAVSHSSQLVRIEAALALRVLAEVDPTCVGGLISYVVTTLSALRDNISFEKGSNLKTELDSLNGQATVLAALVSISPKLPLGYPARLPRSVLELSKKMLTESSRNPIAAIVEKEAGWLLLSSLLSSMPKQELEDQVFDILLLWATLFSGNPEREIQKIEDLASTICVWSAAVDALTAFVRCFISHNAANNGILLQPVMVYLSSALSYILLLQRKELPNIKPAIDIFIIRTLMAYRALPDSMAYKSDHPQIIQLCTIPFRDAARCEESSCLRLLLDKRDAWLGPWIPGRDWFEDEVRAFQGGKDGLMPCVWDNEPSSFPLPETINKMLVNQMLLCFGIMFASQDNGGMLLLLGMVEQCLKAGKKQSWHEASVTNICVGLLAGLKALIALRPQPLGPEILNGAQAIFQSILAEGDICASQRRASSEGLGLLARLGNDIFTAKMTRLLLGDLPGATDFNYAGSIAFALGCIHRSAGGMALSSLVPQTVSSISLLAKSTITGLQIWSLYGLLLTIEASGFSYVSHVQATLGLALDILLSEENGLVDFQQGVGRLINAIVAVLGPELAPGSIFFSRCKSVIAEISSWQETATLLESVRFTQQLVLFAPQAVSVHTHVQTLLSTLSSGQPTLRHLAVSTLRHLIEKDPVSISDEQIEDNLFHMLNEETDSVIGSLVQATIMRLLLASCPSCPSHWILICRNMVLATLGRQDTDTNRSAGNDPLNGPDNDSGMDLGEDDENMVSSSKGMPVQGYAFGAHRINHNRDKHLRYRTRVFAAECLSHLPIAVGKNPAHFDLSLARKQSTNGELSRDWLVLHVQELISLAYQISTIQFENMRPIGVRLLTAILDKFEKSPDPELPGHLLLEQYQAQLVSAVRTALDASSGPILLEAGLQLATKIMTSGVLGGDQVAVKRMFSLISRPLNDFKDVYYPSFAEWVSCKIKIRLLAAHASLKCYTFSFLRRHHSGVPDEYLALLPLFSKSSNILGKYWIGVLKDYSYICLCLDAKKNWNPFLDGIQSPIVSSKVQLSLEESWPVILQALALDAIPANTHGNSKETDENTSNNSLISGYSMVELKLEDYRFLWGFSLLVLFQRQHPTLTRRIILLSSAEVRYGGDSPTEETNTAALKQYEIVLPVFQFLLTERFFTEEFITLDICRELLQVFFYSIYMDNSWNTLSISVLSQIVQNCPADFLEAEALGYLVVELLLAYIFNVFQRTYEVLSDHSNCEELISPLFITAKTLVKRCEPKLCLNMQKQLKSVVVALVLVGYKCIREALTELSFSTVNDFVKCVIPLMKKLVDDSAEHGNNSSHLRAILGTCLNVIADLIKDCIKGIHLLENKRSDLLKLLQLKLSFSIEQMMLFAKLVYESVYGRQAEDSNTICLAVLKYCSKYIQTVLKDSNVQVQAIGLQVLKTMTQRSTNIEDSSFFIFFSGELVTEIFHIIHTSLKKPVSKESVSIAGECLRFLVLLQTLSKANECQRGFMNLLLKAIVMIFSASEDDSSQEVSDIRTNAVRLVSSLAQIPSSAVHFKDVLLSMPVSHKQQLQGVIRASVAQHQNASPMKTVASLEIKLPVPKDSQTSSTSTLPIEGSRQKSSTPSSPVHFDQVTMEDDQEDEDDWDAFQSFPASTDAAGTVSKAESAAQEPDLVEKSISESEFQDFSTSKPVNNEGDMSSAEHQEVISNDLGHNIKPEPYNDQYHNREEEGVALNQENVKISTDLQLIDEAPSHKDEEGAVSSQENIETSPDLKVIEDTEGSIQVNIVEDYEQTMHSLRNSIDHQSQVSPDDLQPVEVKEQVEANIVQDHDQLKVPPDQQNVVP from the exons GTGCTGTGCGATGCTTGGGAGAATTATATCAGCATTTCGGAAGAAAAATTACCTCAGGATTGCCTGAAACAACTATTATTGCCTCAAAACTTATGAAGTTTCATGAG GATTTTGTGAGACAAGAGGCTCTACTGATGCTTGAAAAAGCTTTGGAAGGGTCTGGTGGTAGTGCTGCATCTACAGCATATACGGAGGCATTCCGTCTCATCACACGTTTTGCTATAGGAGATAAATCATTTGTTGTTAGAATAGCTGGAGCTCGTTGTCTGAAGGTATTTGCTAGCATTGGTGGACCATGCCTAGGAGTTGGTGAAATTGAGAATTCAGCTTCTTATTGTGTCAAG GCCCTTGAGGATCCTGTATCACTTGTCAGGGATGCATTTTCTGAAGCACTAGGCTCATTGCTAGCTCTTGGAATGAATCCAGAGGCTCAG GTTCAACCCAGGGGAAAAGGTCCTTTTCCTCCAGCAAAAAAACTAGAAGGTGGTTTGCAGAGGCATTTGGCTTTGCCCTTCACAAAAG TGAGTGGAACTCGGTTGAAGGATGTGCGAATTGGCATAACCTTATCTTGGGTTTACTTTTTACAg GCAATTCGTCTAAAATATCTACATCCAGATAGCGAGCTTCAGCAGTATGCTTTGCAGGTTATGGAGATGCTTCGCTCAGATACTTCTGTTGATGCTCATGCACTG GCTTGCATTCTTTACGTCCTCAGAGTTGGTGTAACTGATCAGATGACTGAACCTACTCAAAGGGGCTTTTTAGTTTTCCTAGGAAAGCAG CTTGAGTCTTCTGATGCCACTCCTTCCATGAAAATTGCTGCTTTACGTACATTGTCATACACTTTGAAAACATTGGGCGAG GTTCCATTAGAATTCAAGGAACTCTTTGACAGCACAATTGTTGCTGCAGTATCTCATTCTTCTCAACTT GTACGCATTGAGGCTGCCTTGGCATTGCGTGTTTTGGCTGAGGTCGATCCTACATGTGTTGGTGGTTTGATTTCTTATGTTGTGACCACACTAAGTGCTTTGAGAGAcaatatttcatttgaaaag GGAAGCAATCTGAAAACTGAGCTTGATTCTTTGAATGGACAAGCTACTGTTTTGGCTGCTTTGGTTTCTATTTCACCCAAACTGCCTCTTGGCTATCCAGCCAG ATTACCAAGATCAGTGCTGGAACTTTCAAAGAAAATGCTAACAGAATCTTCAAGAAATCCTATAGCTGCAATAGTTGAGAAAGAAGCTGGATGGTTACTTTTGTCCTCGCTATTATCTTCAATGCCAAAGCAG GAGCTTGAAGACCAGGTTTTTGATATTCTTTTGCTATGGGCTACCCTCTTTAGTGGAAATCCAGAAcgagaaattcaaaaaattgaagatttggCTTCTACTATATG TGTGTGGTCTGCTGCTGTTGATGCACTGACAGCATTTGTAAGATGCTTTATTTCTCATAATGCAGCAAACAATGGGATTCTACTTCAACCAGTTATGGTATACTTGAGTAG TGCCCTGTCCTATATACTACTGCTACAACGTAAAGAACTGCCTAATATTAAGCCTGCAATAGACATATTCATCATCAGAACGTTAATGGCCTATCGGGCCCTCCCTGATTCAATGGCATATAAAAGTGACCATCCTCAGATTATCCAATTATGTACCATTCCATTCAG GGATGCTGCTAGATGTGAGGAAAGTTCATGCTTGAGGTTGCTGCTGGACAAAAGAGATGCATGGTTGGGTCCTTGGATTCCTGGAAG GGATTGGTTTGAAGATGAAGTTCGTGCTTTTCAAGGTGGAAAAGATGGCCTTATGCCTTGTGTATGGGACAATGAACCCTCAAGTTTTCCTCTG CCGGAAACAATAAACAAGATGTTGGTGAACCAGATGCTCCTTTGCTTCGGAATCATGTTTGCTTCTCAA GATAATGGTGGGATGTTGTTGCTTCTTGGAATGGTTGAGCAATGTCTAAAAGCTGGAAAAAAGCAATCATGGCATGAAGCCAGTGTTACCAATATATGTGTTGGGTTACTCGCAGGATTGAAG GCTTTGATTGCTTTACGTCCCCAACCTTTGGGACCTGAGATATTGAATGGAGCTCAGGCAATTTTTCAG AGTATTCTGGCAGAGGGAGACATCTGTGCATCCCAACGTAGAGCATCGTCAGAAGGTCTTGGTCTATTAGCTCGCCTGGGAAATGATATCTTTACAGCCAAAATG ACTAGGTTGCTTCTTGGTGACCTTCCCGGTGCAACAGATTTCAACTATGCTGGCTCAATTGCCTTTGCACTTGGCTGCATTCATCGCAG TGCTGGAGGAATGGCATTGTCAAGTTTAGTGCCTCAAACTGTGAGCTCAATATCTTTGCTAGCTAAAAGTACGATTACTGGGTTACAGATCTGGTCGTTGTATGGTCTTCTTTTGACTATTGAAGCTTCTGGTTTTTCATATGTATCTCATGTTCAG GCAACACTTGGGCTTGCTTTGGACATTCTTCTGTCTGAGGAGAATGGGTTGGTTGACTTTCAGCAAGGAGTGGGCCGCCTTATAAATGCTATTGTTGCTGTTCTTGGTCCTGAACTTGCCCCTGGAAGCATTTTCTTTTCACGCTGCAAG TCTGTCATTGCAGAGATAAGCTCCTGGCAAGAAACGGCCACATTGCTAGA GAGTGTTCGTTTTACACAGCAACTTGTCCTTTTTGCTCCGCAAGCTGTTTCCGTGCACACTCATGTGCAAACGCTTCTCTCAACTCTGTCATCAGGACAG CCAACTTTAAGGCATCTTGCTGTCTCCACCCTCCGGCATCTCATTGAAAAGGATCCA GTTTCTATCAGTGATGAGCAAATAGAAGATAACTTGTTTCACATGCTGAACGAGGAAACTGATTCTGT GATTGGGAGTCTGGTACAGGCCACAATTATGCGATTGCTCCTTGCTTCATGCCCTTCATGTCCATCTCACTGGATATTGATTTGTCGTAATATG GTACTCGCTACATTGGGAAGGCAAGATACTGATACCAATAGGAGTGCTGGAAATGATCCTCTAAATGGTCCAGACAACGACTCAGGAATGGACCTCGGGGAAGATGATGAAAACATGGTTAGTAGCTCTAAAGGCATGCCGGTGCAAGGTTATGCTTTTGGAGCTCACAGGATCAATCATAATAGAGATAAACACCTCAGATACCGAACTAGAGTTTTTGCTGCCGA GTGTTTGAGTCATCTGCCTATAGCTGTTGGTAAGAATCCTGCTCATTTTGATCTCTCTTTGGCGAGGAAACAATCTACTAATGGGGAACTCTCGCGAGACTGGCTAGTTCTCCATGTTCAAGAGTTAATTTCACTGGCTTATCAG ATTAGCACAATACAGTTTGAAAACATGCGGCCAATTGGTGTGAGACTCCTAACTGCAATTCTTGACAAG TTTGAAAAATCCCCAGACCCAGAGCTTCCTGGACATCTTCTACTGGAACAATACCAG GCCCAACTAGTATCTGCTGTTCGCACAGCATTGGATGCATCTTCTGGTCCTATTCTTCTCGAGGCAGGACTTCAGCTGGCCACTAAG ATAATGACCAGTGGAGTACTGGGTGGTGATCAAGTTGCAGTTAAACGCatgttttcattaatttctaGGCCACTGAATGacttcaaggatgtttattatCCTTCATTCGCAGAGTGGGTCTCATGCAAG ATCAAGATAAGACTTCTGGCTGCTCATGCCTCTCTCAAATGTTACACTTTCTCATTTTTGAGGAGACACCATAGTGGAGTTCCAGACGAGTATCTAGCATTGTTACCATTGTTTTCTAAGAGTTCAAATATTCTGGGGAAGTACTGGATTGGGGTTCTGAAGGATTACAGTTATATTTGCTTATGCCTGGATGCCAAGAAAAAT TGGAATCCATTCCTTGATGGAATTCAATCACCTATCGTTTCATCAAAAGTGCAGCTCAGTTTAGAGGAATCCTGGCCAGTGATTCTGCAAGCACTTGCATTAGATGCAATTCCTGCAAATACCCATGGGAATTCAAAGGAAACAgatgaaaatacatcaaataataGTTTAATATCTGGATATAGCATGGTTGAACTCAAGTTGGAAGATTATCGATTTCTATGGGGGTTTTCCCTGCTTGTTCTATTTCAGCGACAACATCCAACTCTTACTAGACGAATAATATTACTAAGTTCTGCTGAAGTAAGATACGGTGGAGATTCGCCAACTGAAGAGACAAATACTGCAGCTTTGAAGCAATATGAGATTGTTCTGCCAGTTTTCCAGTTTCTCTTGACAGAAAGATTTTTCACTGAAGAATTTATTACTCTGGATATTTGCCGAGAATTGCTGCAG GTTTTCTTCTACTCTATTTACATGGATAATTCTTGGAATACTCTTTCAATATCAGTTCTATCACAG ATTGTGCAGAATTGTCCCGCAGATTTTCTTGAAGCAGAAGCTTTAGGTTATCTGGTCGTGGAACTTCTCTTGGCTTATATCTTCAATGTTTTTCAGAG AACCTATGAGGTCCTATCAGATCACTCAAACTGTGAGGAGTTGATATCTCCATTGTTTATTACAGCAAAGACACTTGTGAAGCGTTGCGAACCAAAG TTGTGCCTTAATATGCAGAAGCAATTAAAGTCTGTGGTCGTGGCCTTAGTGTTGGTTGGTTACAAGTGTATCAGAGAAGCTTTGACAGAGTTAAGCTTTTCAACAGTTAATGACTTTGTAAAGTGCGTGATTCCCTTGATGAAGAAACTTGTTGATG ACTCTGCTGAACATGGTAATAATAGCAGTCATCTGAGGGCAATCCTGGGAACTTGTCTGAATGTGATTGCTGATTTGATTAAGGATTGCATCAAGGGCATTCACCTTCTGGAGAACAAAAGATCTGACTTACTCAAGTTACTGCAATTGAAGCTTTCTTTCTCTATTGAGCAAATGATGTTATTTGCCAAGCTAGTTTATGAAAGTGTATATGGCAGACAAGCTGAAGACAGCAATACTATTTGTCTTGCTGTGCTCAAGTATTGCAGCAAATACATCCAGACTGTGCTGAAAGATTCAAATGTACAG GTTCAAGCAATTGGATTGCAAGTGCTCAAAACCATGACTCAGAGAAGCACCAACATAGAAGACAGttctttcttcatattttttagtggAGAGCTTGTTACAGAAATTTTCCACATAATCCACACCTCGTTGAAG AAACCAGTAAGTAAAGAATCTGTGTCTATTGCTGGTGAGTGCTTGAGATTTCTAGTGCTTCTACAAACACTTTCAAAAGCAAATGAATGTCAGAGAGGCTTCATGAATCTGCTTCTCAAAGCCATTGTCATGATATTCTCAGCATCAGAAGATGATTCCTCTCAG GAAGTCAGTGATATAAGAACCAATGCTGTAAGGCTTGTTTCTTCTCTTGCTCAAATTCCTTCATCGGCAGTCCACTTTAAGGATGTCTTGTTATCAATGCCCGTGTCACATAAACAACAACTTCAG GGGGTAATCCGTGCTTCTGTGGCACAGCATCAAAATGCATCACCAATGAAAACTGTGGCatcattagaaataaaattaccaGTGCCAAAAGATTCCCAAACATCATCCACATCAACACTGCCAATAGAAGGAAGTAGACAGAAAAGTTCTACCCCATCATCCCCTGTTCACTTTGACCAGGTCACAATGGAAGATGACCAAGAGGACGAAGATGACTGGGATGCTTTCCAGTCTTTCCCTGCTTCAACTGATGCAGCTGGTACTGTTTCAAAAGCAGAAAGTGCTGCACAAGAACCAGACCTGGTTGAGAAATCTATTTCAGAAAGTGAGTTTCAAGACTTTTCTACATCCAAACCCGTCAACAATGAAGGTGACATGAGCAGTGCTGAGCATCAAGAAGTGATTTCTAATGACCTAGGACATAATATCAAACCCGAACCCTATAATGATCAATATCATAATAGAGAAGAGGAGGGAGTGGCATTGAAccaagaaaatgtaaaaatatcaaCTGATCTTCAACTTATCGACGAAGCACCGAGCCACAAGGATGAAGAGGGAGCAGTGTCTAGCCAAGAGAATATCGAAACCTCACCTGATCTTAAAGTTATTGAGGATACAGAAGGGTCGATTCAAGTGAATATAGTGGAAGATTATGAGCAGACAATGCATAGCCTACGTAACAGTATTGATCATCAGAGTCAAGTATCACCAGATGATCTTCAACCTGTTGAAGTTAAAGAACAGGTCGAAGCAAATATAGTGCAGGACCATGACCAGCTCAAGGTTCCTCCAGATCAGCAAAATGTTGTTCCATGA